The Natronobacterium texcoconense genome includes the window CTCTTCCTCGAACGGTGGCTCCAGTCGCTTGCGGTTCGGATCGTTTCGCCAGGTCTCGTAGCTCGATTCCATCTCCTCTTCGCTGACGAAGACGCGCCAGAGGATCCACGCCAGGACGAGAATCGGCAACACTGGCAACATAACGATGACCAGAACCGCCGCGATGACGTACCCGAACGCCGACATCTGGACGTTCGGCACGTAGCCCGTCGACTCCGAGACTTTGGTTGACATGTGTAGCGGTACGAACGTCCCGATATTCGGTCTTTCGATCCCGAGAGCAGCAGGCGGTCGCGGGTCGGACTGCCTTACTTCGCCTCGAGCCCGTCCTGTCCACCGCCGTCGTCCTCGAGCACGTCCGAGGAGTCGTCCCGCGGGCGGTAACCGAGTTCGAGCATCGTCTCGGTAAGCGAGAGGAACCGCTGGGTGTTGTTCGAGATGCCGTGGGCGGTCAGCGGCGTCTGCGCGAGCGAGGCGGTCGTCGCAGCCTCCATCAGCCGCTGGCAGTCCTCGGGACTGAGCCACATCGCGCGGGCGTATCGTTCGCCGGCCCCGTCTCGATCCTGAATCTCCGAGCGGAGTTCGTCGCGAGAGAGGAGCCAGCCGATCCGCAGGTTGACGACGTCGAGTCCGTGGCGTTTCGCGTAGTACGACCCCATCGCCTCGCCGAAAACCTTCGTGACGCCGTAGTAGGTGTCGGGATCCATCGCGTCGTCGGGTCGAACCACGTCGGGCTTGCCGACCGTCGACTCCGGCCGGATCCCCGACACCGCGTTGTCCATGTTGACCGCGTGGTTCGAACTCGCGAAGACGACGCGCTGGAGGTCGTTCTCGACAGCAGCCTCGTAGACGTTGTAGGCCCCGTCTATATTCGGCCCCCGGACACCCTCCCACTCCGCTCGCGGGTCGGGGTTAGCCGCGAGGTGAATCACCACCTCCTGTCCCTCGAGAGCGTCGTCGACCTCGTCGTAGTCGGCGACCTCGAGCGGCGTCGTGTCGAGGTCTTCGCTCTCGCTATGGGAGAAGAGTTCGAGTTCGACGTCGTCACCGGAGAGCGCTTCGATGGTTTCCCTGCCGACGCGTCCGGACGCACCGGTGATGGCGATGTTCGTCATGAAGGCGTCGACATCGACAGGGCGGAAATAGGTCGGGCGTGCGTCTTCCGGGACGGCCGGCCGACGATTTCAGAGGTCGACTGTCGTCCCGACGTCGTTCGCCTCCGCTCGTTCGACGACGGAGGCGGCAGTGGCGGCGTCGAAGACGGCCGAACCGACGCTCTCGACGACCAGGATCTCGTCGTCGGCCCGACGACCGGACTCGCCCTCGAGGACCTCGGCGAACGGGACGATATCGTCCTTTCCAAGGTCCGTTGCGAGCAAATCCCCCGTGTCCGTGACCTCTTCGGGGACGTCCGCGAAGGTCCGACTGGCCCGCTCGAACGTGGTCCGATCGAGCTCCTGCATCTCGGGGGAGAACGCGCCGACGGCGACGACGAGGGTGCCGGGCTCGAGCCAGTCGCCGTCCAGAACCGGCGACTCGGCCGGTGTCGCCGTGACGATGGTATTGGCACCCTCGACGGCTGCCCGCGCGGTGTCGACCGGTTCGACGGTCGCCTCGAGTTCGTCGTCGAGTTCGGTCGCACACGCGATTCGCGAGTCGCTCGGCGAGTAGATTCGGACGCGCTCGAGGTCGGTAGCCGCCGCGATCGCCCGCGTTTGCCAGCGTGCCTGCGTTCCTGCGCCGACGACCCCTAGCTCGACCGGTTCCGTCGCGAGTTCGCGTGCAGCTAGCCCGCCAATGCAGCCGGTTCGCATACCGGTGATGTGGGTGCCGTCCATTACGGCGACCGGGAGACCGGTCGCGGCGTCGTTCACCACGATCTGTGCGTTGATCGTCGGCAGGTCGTGCTCCGAGTTCTCCTCGAAGAAACTGGCTAGTTTCGTCGCGTAGTAGTCCGATCCGTGGACGTAGGCGGGCATGGTCAGTCCCGTGCCGAGTGGCTCGTTCGGCCGGTCGGGATCGATCCCTTCGCCGACCGGGAAATGCGGGCGCTCAGGTCGAACTACCTCACCGCGGCCCTGCTTGATCAGCGCCGTCTCGATCACCGATAGCAGGTCCTCGACGTCGAGTAGCGACGCCACCTGCGGTGCTGCGAGGATCCGTACCATTGGTCGGAGTGATGGGAGCCTCCGTGATAGGTATACGCGCTCCTGGTCGGCCCCGTATTCGGCATCCGACCTGACCTGTCACCTGCTTCTCTCGTCGTGGCCGCGCATCACGAAAACGCAGGACCCTGGACGAGACGTAATAGAGGAATGCACGGCCTGTGCCGCCGAATGTCGCGGTTCAGTAGATGCCGACCTCGAGACCACCTCCCGGCGAAAAGAACAAGTCTTCGACACGGTTTCCCTGGTACCGTATTGTAAATAAGAAAGTCAAAATGACAAATACAAGACAATATTAAGGGGCTGGTGTTCGTTTCTGTTACTCTATGACATGGGACAACCAGGACTGGTGGCCGGATCTGTTGCGAGTAGACGTTCTCGACGATAACACCGTGGACGCCAGTCCGTATGGCGAGGAGTTCGACTACGCTGAGGAGTTCCAGAAACTCGATTACGGGGAGGTAAAGGAAGACATCGAGGAGATCATGACGACCTCCCAGGAGTGGTGGCCGGCCGACTACGGACACTACGGGCCGCTTTTCATCCGGATGGCGTGGCACAGCGCCGGCACCTATCGCACGCTCGACGGCCGTGCTGGTGCGTCCGGCGGCCTCCAGCGTCTCCCGCCGGAGAGTAGCTGGCCGGACAACGTCAACCTCGACAAGGCCCGCCGTCTGCTCCAGCCGGTCAAGGTGAAGTACGGTCGTCAGCTCTCGTGGGCCGACCTGATGGTGCTGGCCGGCAACGTCGCCCTCGAGTCGATGGGCTTCGAGACGTTCGGTTTCGCGGGGGGTCGCGAAGACGCGTACAAGTCCAACGAGGCCGTCGAGTGGGGTCCCGAAATGGAGTGGGAGACCACCTCGCCCGAACGCTTCCACGAGGGGGAGGTTGGCGACCTCAAAGACCCGCTCGCGAACACCGTGATGGGACTCATCTACGTGAATCCCGAGGGTCCGTACGGCGAACCGGACCTCGAGGGCTCCGCGAAGAACATCCGCAACGAGTTCCAGCGCATGGCGATGACCGACGAGGAAACGGTCGCGCTCATCGCCGGCGGCCACACCTTCGGGAAGGTCCACGGCGCTGACAACCCCGACGAGATGGTCGGCCCCGAGCCCGAGGCGGCCCCCATCGACCTGCAGGGCCTCGGCTGGCAACACAAGGAAAGCGAAGACAAGATCGGCGGGCTCGAGGTCATTACGAGCGGGATCGAAGGGCCGTGGAACGCCACGCCGATCCAGTGGGACATGGGCTACGTCGACAACCTGCTCGAGCACGAGTGGGAGCCCCACAAGGGTCCCGGCGATGCGTGGCAGTGGCGGGCGAAAGACGAGACAGAGCTCGAGGAAGCGCCGGACGCTCAGGACGAATCGGAGACCCAGCTACCGATGATGCTGACGACGGACGTCGCCCTGAAACACGACCCCGACTACCGGGAGGTCTTAGAACGGTTCCAGGAGAACCCCAACCAGTTCCGGGAGGCGTTCGCGAAGGCGTGGTTCAAGCTCCTCCACCGCGACATGGGTCCGCCCGAGCGGTACCTCGGGCCGGAGGTCCCCGACGAGACGATGATCTGGCAGGACCCCATCCCCGACGCCGACCACGAACTGATCGGCGAGGAGGCGATCGACGAACTCGAGACGGAAATCCTCGAGTCGGATCTCTCCGTCCCGCAACTGGCCAAGACAGCGTGGGCGTCGGCGTCGACCTACCGCGACAGCGACAAGCGCGGCGGCGCGAACGGCGCGCGTATCCGCCTCGAGCCACAGCGAAATTGGGAGGTCAACGAGCCCGAGGAACTGGAGACGATCCTTTCGACCTACGAGGAGATTCAGACCGAGTTCAACGACTCACGCGACGACGACGTTCGGGTCTCGCTCGCCGATCTGATCGTGCTGGGCGGCAACGCGGCCGTCGAACGGGCGGCGGCCGACGCCGGTTACGACGTGGACGTACCGTTCGAACCGGGCCGCGCGGACGCCGTACAGGAACAGACCGACGTCGAGTCCTTCGAGGCGCTCGAGCCGAAGGCCGAGGGCTTCCGGAACTACCTCGGTGGCGAGTACGACGACCTGTACGACTCACCCGAGGAGCGACTGGTAGACCACGCACACCTGTTGACCCTGTCGGTGCCCGAGATGACGGTGCTGGTCGGTGGCATGCGCGCGCTGGGTGCAACCTACGAGGGTCGGAGCGCCTTCGTCGACGAATCAGGTCTCCTGACGAACGACTTCTTCGCGAACCTGCTCGATATGGACTACGAGTGGGAGCCAGTCTCGGAGGACGGAGAACGCTTCGAGATACGCGACCGCGACACCGGCGACGTCGAGTGGGACGCCACTCGCTTCGATCTCATCTTCGGCTCGAACGCTCGGCTTCGAGCCCTCACAGATGCCTACGGTGCCGCCGACGGCGAGGAAACGTTCGTCCGTGACTTCGTGGACGCCTGGAGCAAGGTGATGACGCTCGATCGCTTCGACCTCGAGTGACTGTGGGTATACGGACTCGGCGTCCTAGGTGACCGGTGCGTACGACTCCGTGGTCGTCGATCTCGGGAATGCGAGATCAACCCTGCAGCCCACTTCGTCCGAGGCGACCCGGCGACCCACCGTACTCGACGAACCGCCGTTTCAACGCCCACCCGGAAGGGGTCGAGGCCGAGTTCATGGACAAGCCCACCCTCCACGAGCGAATCCGTCAGGGTGGACGAAGTAGGGTTGGGTAGTTGACCGACAGCACCTAACCGAACGACCGCCGCTCGAGCCGTCCAGTCGGTCGGAAGAGACGTCCGGACGTCGACGATGCGGACACTATTTTGTAGGACGTGTAACTATATTCGAACCAATGTCATCCAGAACTACTGCCGCGAGAGGGATCGTCGTACTAACCGTAGTGGGTCTCGTCGGCGTCCTTCTGTATTACCTGCCACAACCGGGATACGGTCCGTTCCGGCTCGTTCTCTTCGGACTCATTGCGGGCGCTGCGGTGCTCGGTGGCATCGGGGTCGTCCGTCGTCGCCCAGCGTTTACGATCGGCGGCATCGTCGGACTGTTCCTCCTCGGGTTCTGGCAGGCCGTCCTCAGCGTGTTTATTTTCCCAGCGATCGGTCTCTTTCTGCTGGCACTGCTCCTGGACTACGACGCGTACGATCGAACCGCAAGGCCACGATAGCTACCGGTAGTCGCATACGCCCCCAGGTGTTACTCGATAGCATGAACCATATCGAACTGTTCGCAGAAATCGACGCGCCGCCGGCGGTCGTCTGGGAGGTGTTACTCGAGTTCGACAGTTATCCGGAGTGGAATCCGTTCGTCCGGGCGATCGAGGGCGTTCCGGTCGAGGGCGAACGGCTTCGAGTTCGAATCCGGCCACCCGGATCACGCGCCGTGACGTTCCGACCCAAGGTGACCGCCATCGAGGAGAACCGACGGTTCGTCTGGCAGGGACGGCTGGGGATCCCCTTCGCGTTCGACGGCTACCACGAGTTCCACCTCGAGCCGATCGATGGCGGCAAGCGAACGCGACTACTCCACCGCGAGACGTTTCGCGGCGCACTCGTCCCGCTGCTGTTCGATCGAGAGCGACTCGAGCGAGGATTCCGGGAGATGAACGAGGCGCTCGGGGAACGGGCCGAGCGACGGGCAGCCGTCGAAGCCTAGACGAGATCCGTGAGTGCAGAAAGCGACGCGATCTCGTACTCCGGTTCGACCGATAGCTCGTAGTCGATCCGATGCTCGCGGCGGATGAAAGCCGAGTCGATCCCGGCGTTGTCGGCCGCCAGCACGTCGACCTGACTGTCACCGACGTACAGCGGATTCGACGCCCCCAGATCGTCGATCGCCGATTCGAGGTAGTACGGCGTCGGCTTCTTGCGTTCGATCCCCTCGACGCTCGGCTCGCGGCCGTACCAGACCTCGAACCCTTCGAAGTCGAACTCCTCGAGGATGTTCTCGATGGTTCGGTGCTGGTTGTTGCTGACGATCGCAGTCGGCGTCTCGAGGTCAGCGAGGGCGTCGATATCGTCGTACGGCCGTTTGCGGCCGGCGCGCATCTCCTCGAGCTGGGCCTCGATCGCCGCGCGTTCGCGTGCATTCCACAGTTCGTCGGGTTCGAGACCGTGATCGTCCGCGATCCGTCGAAGCGAGGGGACGTCGGGACTCAGCAGCGTCTCGACGTGATCGGTCGGCGGTTCGTGGACGCCGACGGTCTCGAAGGCGTCGTGAACTGCGTCGACCAGTACGTCGTAATCGGTCGGTGTCGTCAGCACGCCGTCGTTGTCGAAGACGATGGCGTCGTATGCGGTTCCCATTCGTTTTCGAGAGTATCTAGGTCGGCGGGGGTTTTCGTCGTTGCGACCGACTCGAGTCCGCGGGTTCAAGTACGGACACGCGTCCAATGCCGGCGATGTACGACACGACCCCCGCTTGCCGTGTTCGGACGGCGGTCAGCGCCCCGTCTCAACCGAGAGAGCGACGGGACGAGTTCGGAGAGACAGATGGGACATAGGGCGCTCGTCGCCTACCGGCGACCCGACCACCTCTACGACCTTCGGTACAGTCACTGGGGTGGTGACGACCTCGCGCTCGTGGACGGAATCGACGCCCAGACCCCACTTGCGGACGGCCGCGTCGACGGCGACCTGCTCGCGGACTCGATCGCACGCGAACGGATCCTCTCGGATCACCTCGACCCACGGACCTACGAGGCGCTGTACCTCGTCGCACCTGGGGAAGAGTACGTCGTCGACGCCTACCAGGTCTGCTGGCTCGAGTGGGGCGACGGCCGCGACGGTAGTCGCGGTGCGATCGTCGCGGTCGAGCACGAGGACGACCGTGCGGTCCGGATCTGGTTCCGGGCGACCAAGACGGTCCTGGGTGACGCCATCGAGATGGGCGCGCTCTCGAGACGAGCGGCACAGGCCTATCTCGAGGCGCGAGTTCGAGAGGATCGAGACGGAACGATCTACACCTACGGAACGGACGAGTACGAACCGCCGCCGGATTGCTGGCCCGACGACGATCCCGAAAACGGGGTGCAGTGAGCGTACTCCGGGGTCAATCGTCGCTCTCGCCCCAGCGGGCGTCCGCCAGCGTCCGCTGGACGACCTCGGAACCGACCGCCTCGCCCAACGTCTCGAAGCCCGCACGCTCCTGGCCGTCGCTCGCGTTCGCGACCAGCCGCGAGACGATGAACTCCGGCGTCGACCGGCCGACGGTTCCGAACCGGGGCTGGTAGTCGACGCGCAACTCGAGGTCCGGATTCAGCCCTTCGGCGAAGATGCCGTCGACTCGAGCCTCGGGTGGCAACGGTTCCAGGTCGTCCGCGAGGTGGGTGACGAAGACGCCCATCGCGTCCCGGTCGACGGTCAGCGTCACCAGTCCGTGCAGCAGGTCCGCCGCGCTCCCGGGTTCGGTGATCGCCTCGAACTCGTCGACCAGCATCAGCGTCCGTCCGCCCGAGGACAGCGGCGGGACGATCGAGCGCAGCGTCGACTCGAGGACGCCGGCGTTGAAACTCGCGTGCCGACGGTGGAACACCAGCGAGTCGACCGTCGTCACCTCGGCGCGTTCGGCGGGAACGGGAAGCCCCATCGAGGCCAGCAGGACGACCTGACACAGCGTCTCGAGCAGCGTCGTCTTCCCGCCGCTGTTGGCCCCAGTGAGGACCGCGACGCGTTCGGTTCCGGGGTCGTCGGCCTCGGCCGGAGTCGTGACCACGTCGTGGTCGCCGAGCGCGTAGGTGACTGGCTGGACAGATTCCTCCCGGTGAGCGGCGAGGGTGAGGTTCCGTGCGTCGACGACGGAGACCGCGACGTCGTCGCCCTCGCGGAACGTCGGGCGGGTACAGTCGTACTCGAGGGAAAACCGGGCGAGCGACAACTGAAGCGCGATGTCGTCGACGGCGTCGACGGCCCGGTCGACGGCGTCTCTGGTCTCGATGAGCGTTCCCCGGAACTCGCGCGCGACTGCCCGCTCGCGCTCGTCGATCGCTTCGGTGAGGTCGTCCCGCAGCGCCCGCAGCGTCTCCCGGACGAAGTCGGTCGCGTCGACGGCGTCGCCCGGCATCGCCGCCCGCACCCGGTCGACGGTCGCGTCCGTCTCGCCCACGAGGTAGTCCGCGAAGGCTTCGCGAAACTCCGCGACGTCGCGGACGCCCGCCGATCGAAGCTGTTCGATCACCTCGAGGGCGTTCGCGTTCACGTCCTCGATCGCTCCGAGCGTCGCCCGAAGGCGGTCGAGTTCCTCGTCCGCACCATCTCGCACGCGGACGCCATTGCTTCCCTCCTCGAGTGCCGCCAGTGCCTCGGCAGCGGCCTCGAGTCGCTCGGCCTCGAGGCCCGCGATTGCGGCGAACGGACCGGAGTCGACGCCCGCCTCGAGAAGGGCGAGTGCGGTCTCGACGGCCGCGAGTTCGCTCCCGTCGCGGTCGTCGTACTGGTCGTAGGCCTCGAGGACGGTCTCGCGGTCGTCGTCGGGGAGGTCGGCCCAGGCGTCCCGCGCCGCGAGCACGGCGTCGAGCCGATCGGTCATCGCCTCGCGGCTCGAGAGGGGCGTGAGGACGCGGATTCGATCCGCCGCACGTCGAGTGACGGCGTGTTCACTGGCGATCTCGAGCAGGTCCTTGTACGCGGCGCGGGCGTCGCTCGTCGCCAGCAGGTCCATTCCGTCGCCGCCGGTCGCCCGCCGAAGGATACGCGTCGCTCGACCACGGGAGAGGCCGGCGTCCGTGAGCGCCCGGACGTTGCCGTTCTCGAGCGCCCGGACCGCGCGTTCCTCGCCCAACTCCTCGTCCAGCGTCTCCCGCGTCTTCGGACCGACGCCCCAGTACTCCTCGAGTCGCATACTCGAGAGGTTCGGAGCAACCGTCTTGAACACTTCGTGACGGTTGCGGTATCCGACACTGTATTTACCCGAAGCAACCACGGACTACGCATGGCACGGCTCGAGCGCATTCGGATTTACCCGGTCAAGGGGCTCGACGGAATCGAACTCGAGGAGGCGTCGATCGTCGATGGCGGAACGTTGGCCCGCGACAGGGAGTTCGCGCTGTTCGACGCGGACGGCGAGGTGGTAAACGGGAAACGGACCGATCGGGTCCACGACCTCGAGACGGACTTCGATCCCGAGACGGGCGAGTTACTGGTCGAGACGGATGGCGAGAGCCGGCAGTTCGACCTCGAGAGCGCCGACGAACGCGAGCGAGCGGCCGACTGGTTCGGCGACGTCTTCGACCTCGAGGTAACCCTCGAGCGCGACCGATCGCTGGGCTACGTCGATCGCCGCGAGATGGGGCCGTCGGTGATCAGTACGGCGACGCTCGAGACCGTGGCGTCGTGGTTCGACGACCTGACCGTCGACTCGGTTCGCCGGCGAATGCGGGCGAACGTCGAGGTGTCGGGAGTCCCGGCGTTCTGGGAGGACCGGTTCGTCGGCGACGGCGCACCGTCGTTTCGCGCCGGCGACGTCCGGTTCGAGGGCGTGACGCCGTGTGGCCGCTGTGTCGTTCCACAGCGCGACCCCGACACGGGCGAGCCGTTGCCCGAGTTCCGCGAACGGTTTATCGAAAAACGCCGGGAGACGTTCCCCGAGTGGGCCGACGGGGAGGCGTTCGATCACTACTACACGCTCATGCTCATCGCTCGAGTACCAGAGGCGGATCGGGAGAACGTTCTCGAGGTCGGAGATCCGATCGAGATCGTCGATGGCGGAACGGCGAGAAGGGAGTGAAACGGCTTACGTGTCGCTTTCCGACCCGCTCTCGAGGTCGTACTCCCATTCCCGGTAGCCGCCTGCCATGCTCGCGACGGCGTCGGCGTCGACGTCCTCGTAGCTCCCGATCAGTCGGGCCGCCTGGATCGAACTCTGGCCGATCGGACAGGCGACGACGACCTCGTCGCCCCAGTCGTACTCGTCGATCCGCGAGGGGAGTTCGTTCATCGGGACGTTGATCGCGCCCGGAACGTGTCCGCGCTCGTACTCCGGTTCGGAACGGATGTCGACGACCTGGACGTCCTCGCCGTTCTCGAGTTTCTCCTTGAGTTCCTCGGGCGGAATCTCCTCGACCATGGCGACCCGTTCGTTCTCCCGAGAAAAAACGTCGTTGGGTCGTCGGTCGTTACAGAGGGAATCGGGAGGCGTCCTCGAGCGTCTCGCACACCCGAACCCGCTCTCCTTCGAACGTCTCCTCGTCCTCGCGCCAGCGCCACGACCCGACGTAGGGGTAGCCATCGAGCGCGACGATGACGTAGGAGACGTCCGGCCAGGTCGCCCGTTCCACGTCCCTCGGCGTCGGTTCCGTCGGGCCCGCGGGGTGGGAGTGATAGAAGCCAGCCACCTCGAGGCCCTGCGCTTCGATTTGCTCGATGACCTCGAGTTGCTCCTCGGGATCGATCTCGTACCGGATTTCGGGTGTCTCGGCGACGTTTTCGGTCGGGTAGACGTCGGTGACGACGGTGTGGTCGTCGCCGCGGTCGCCCGCAAGGACGCCACAGACCTCGCGGTCGTCGCCGTCGTAGGCCCGGTAGACGAGTTTGTCGTACGCCGTTCGCGGTAGTTCGATCATCGGGTGATCGTCGTCCGACCATACGGACCGAGGGGGTTCGAAACTGTCGACGTGACGACCCCGACCGACACTGTTTTTCACCAGTCGGTCGACCATTGGTGTATGCCAACGGACACCAGTCCCGGGCGAATCGACCACGACCGTCGATCCTTCCGGTACTACCGCAACGCCGTCGAGCGCCACTGGGACCCCCACGAGATCGATCTCGAGACCGACCGCGAGGCGATTCAGGACGTTCCGAAACCGGCATTCGACGGCCTTCGTGAGACGCTCGCGCTGTTCGGTGCCGGCGAGGAAGCCGTCACCGAGGACCTCTCGCCGCTCGGGGTCGTCCTCGAGGACGTCGCAGATCAGCTGTTCGTGACGACCCAGCTATACGAGGAAGCCAAACACGCCGACTTCTTCGATCGCTACTGGGGATCGATTATTACACCCGAAGAAGAACGTCGTGGGCTCGAACCGACCGCGCCGACCGACGAGCGGTGGTTTCCCGACCCCTACGAAGAGCTGTTCGAGCGCAACGAGGAAGCGATGCACAAATTGTTGCTCGAGGATACTCCCGAAAACCGCGCGCTCGCGTACTGTCACTACCACATGGCGATCGAGGGGATCCTCGCCCAGACGGGCTACTACGGCGTCCAGACGAACTTCAGTGGCGAGTACGAGGAACTGCCACGGCTTCCGGGACTCGTCGAGGGGTTCTCCCGCATCCGCAGCGACGAGGGCCGACACGTCGGGTTCGGGATGTGGAAGCTCAAGACGCTCGTCCAGGAGGAAGGTGTCGACCCAGGTTTGATCGAAGAGACGATCGGTGAACTCGCGATGCTCGTCCAGCGAATCGTCGGCGATTCGGCGGAGGAGGATGCAATCGGCGTCGACGACGACTCCCTCGTGAGCTACGCCGCAGCAAAACACCACGACCGGATGGCCCAGATCGTCGACGACGACAGCGAGTTGCCCGCCGTCGAGGAACTGGTCGCACTCGAGGAGTAGTCACCGTCGCTCGCTCGAGACAGGAGTAATGACAGTAGCTCCTATTATATCACCGACAAATTTATTTGTTAGGTAGGCAACAACACGTGTATGCGCTACAATCAGCAGAGTACGTTCGGTCTTCCA containing:
- a CDS encoding MOSC domain-containing protein, whose product is MARLERIRIYPVKGLDGIELEEASIVDGGTLARDREFALFDADGEVVNGKRTDRVHDLETDFDPETGELLVETDGESRQFDLESADERERAADWFGDVFDLEVTLERDRSLGYVDRREMGPSVISTATLETVASWFDDLTVDSVRRRMRANVEVSGVPAFWEDRFVGDGAPSFRAGDVRFEGVTPCGRCVVPQRDPDTGEPLPEFRERFIEKRRETFPEWADGEAFDHYYTLMLIARVPEADRENVLEVGDPIEIVDGGTARRE
- the katG gene encoding catalase/peroxidase HPI — its product is MTWDNQDWWPDLLRVDVLDDNTVDASPYGEEFDYAEEFQKLDYGEVKEDIEEIMTTSQEWWPADYGHYGPLFIRMAWHSAGTYRTLDGRAGASGGLQRLPPESSWPDNVNLDKARRLLQPVKVKYGRQLSWADLMVLAGNVALESMGFETFGFAGGREDAYKSNEAVEWGPEMEWETTSPERFHEGEVGDLKDPLANTVMGLIYVNPEGPYGEPDLEGSAKNIRNEFQRMAMTDEETVALIAGGHTFGKVHGADNPDEMVGPEPEAAPIDLQGLGWQHKESEDKIGGLEVITSGIEGPWNATPIQWDMGYVDNLLEHEWEPHKGPGDAWQWRAKDETELEEAPDAQDESETQLPMMLTTDVALKHDPDYREVLERFQENPNQFREAFAKAWFKLLHRDMGPPERYLGPEVPDETMIWQDPIPDADHELIGEEAIDELETEILESDLSVPQLAKTAWASASTYRDSDKRGGANGARIRLEPQRNWEVNEPEELETILSTYEEIQTEFNDSRDDDVRVSLADLIVLGGNAAVERAAADAGYDVDVPFEPGRADAVQEQTDVESFEALEPKAEGFRNYLGGEYDDLYDSPEERLVDHAHLLTLSVPEMTVLVGGMRALGATYEGRSAFVDESGLLTNDFFANLLDMDYEWEPVSEDGERFEIRDRDTGDVEWDATRFDLIFGSNARLRALTDAYGAADGEETFVRDFVDAWSKVMTLDRFDLE
- a CDS encoding NAD-dependent epimerase/dehydratase family protein — its product is MTNIAITGASGRVGRETIEALSGDDVELELFSHSESEDLDTTPLEVADYDEVDDALEGQEVVIHLAANPDPRAEWEGVRGPNIDGAYNVYEAAVENDLQRVVFASSNHAVNMDNAVSGIRPESTVGKPDVVRPDDAMDPDTYYGVTKVFGEAMGSYYAKRHGLDVVNLRIGWLLSRDELRSEIQDRDGAGERYARAMWLSPEDCQRLMEAATTASLAQTPLTAHGISNNTQRFLSLTETMLELGYRPRDDSSDVLEDDGGGQDGLEAK
- a CDS encoding desampylase; this translates as MIELPRTAYDKLVYRAYDGDDREVCGVLAGDRGDDHTVVTDVYPTENVAETPEIRYEIDPEEQLEVIEQIEAQGLEVAGFYHSHPAGPTEPTPRDVERATWPDVSYVIVALDGYPYVGSWRWREDEETFEGERVRVCETLEDASRFPL
- a CDS encoding ornithine cyclodeaminase family protein, which produces MVRILAAPQVASLLDVEDLLSVIETALIKQGRGEVVRPERPHFPVGEGIDPDRPNEPLGTGLTMPAYVHGSDYYATKLASFFEENSEHDLPTINAQIVVNDAATGLPVAVMDGTHITGMRTGCIGGLAARELATEPVELGVVGAGTQARWQTRAIAAATDLERVRIYSPSDSRIACATELDDELEATVEPVDTARAAVEGANTIVTATPAESPVLDGDWLEPGTLVVAVGAFSPEMQELDRTTFERASRTFADVPEEVTDTGDLLATDLGKDDIVPFAEVLEGESGRRADDEILVVESVGSAVFDAATAASVVERAEANDVGTTVDL
- a CDS encoding MutS-related protein, coding for MRLEEYWGVGPKTRETLDEELGEERAVRALENGNVRALTDAGLSRGRATRILRRATGGDGMDLLATSDARAAYKDLLEIASEHAVTRRAADRIRVLTPLSSREAMTDRLDAVLAARDAWADLPDDDRETVLEAYDQYDDRDGSELAAVETALALLEAGVDSGPFAAIAGLEAERLEAAAEALAALEEGSNGVRVRDGADEELDRLRATLGAIEDVNANALEVIEQLRSAGVRDVAEFREAFADYLVGETDATVDRVRAAMPGDAVDATDFVRETLRALRDDLTEAIDERERAVAREFRGTLIETRDAVDRAVDAVDDIALQLSLARFSLEYDCTRPTFREGDDVAVSVVDARNLTLAAHREESVQPVTYALGDHDVVTTPAEADDPGTERVAVLTGANSGGKTTLLETLCQVVLLASMGLPVPAERAEVTTVDSLVFHRRHASFNAGVLESTLRSIVPPLSSGGRTLMLVDEFEAITEPGSAADLLHGLVTLTVDRDAMGVFVTHLADDLEPLPPEARVDGIFAEGLNPDLELRVDYQPRFGTVGRSTPEFIVSRLVANASDGQERAGFETLGEAVGSEVVQRTLADARWGESDD
- a CDS encoding rhodanese-like domain-containing protein, which produces MVEEIPPEELKEKLENGEDVQVVDIRSEPEYERGHVPGAINVPMNELPSRIDEYDWGDEVVVACPIGQSSIQAARLIGSYEDVDADAVASMAGGYREWEYDLESGSESDT
- a CDS encoding HAD family hydrolase — encoded protein: MGTAYDAIVFDNDGVLTTPTDYDVLVDAVHDAFETVGVHEPPTDHVETLLSPDVPSLRRIADDHGLEPDELWNARERAAIEAQLEEMRAGRKRPYDDIDALADLETPTAIVSNNQHRTIENILEEFDFEGFEVWYGREPSVEGIERKKPTPYYLESAIDDLGASNPLYVGDSQVDVLAADNAGIDSAFIRREHRIDYELSVEPEYEIASLSALTDLV
- a CDS encoding SRPBCC domain-containing protein, yielding MNHIELFAEIDAPPAVVWEVLLEFDSYPEWNPFVRAIEGVPVEGERLRVRIRPPGSRAVTFRPKVTAIEENRRFVWQGRLGIPFAFDGYHEFHLEPIDGGKRTRLLHRETFRGALVPLLFDRERLERGFREMNEALGERAERRAAVEA
- a CDS encoding DUF6735 family protein, translating into MGHRALVAYRRPDHLYDLRYSHWGGDDLALVDGIDAQTPLADGRVDGDLLADSIARERILSDHLDPRTYEALYLVAPGEEYVVDAYQVCWLEWGDGRDGSRGAIVAVEHEDDRAVRIWFRATKTVLGDAIEMGALSRRAAQAYLEARVREDRDGTIYTYGTDEYEPPPDCWPDDDPENGVQ
- a CDS encoding DUF7535 family protein; its protein translation is MSTKVSESTGYVPNVQMSAFGYVIAAVLVIVMLPVLPILVLAWILWRVFVSEEEMESSYETWRNDPNRKRLEPPFEEEEEETEEEAEAEA
- a CDS encoding ribonucleotide-diphosphate reductase subunit beta; amino-acid sequence: MPTDTSPGRIDHDRRSFRYYRNAVERHWDPHEIDLETDREAIQDVPKPAFDGLRETLALFGAGEEAVTEDLSPLGVVLEDVADQLFVTTQLYEEAKHADFFDRYWGSIITPEEERRGLEPTAPTDERWFPDPYEELFERNEEAMHKLLLEDTPENRALAYCHYHMAIEGILAQTGYYGVQTNFSGEYEELPRLPGLVEGFSRIRSDEGRHVGFGMWKLKTLVQEEGVDPGLIEETIGELAMLVQRIVGDSAEEDAIGVDDDSLVSYAAAKHHDRMAQIVDDDSELPAVEELVALEE